TGCTTCGTGCTCTGCCCGCCCGGCTTCGAGCGCCTCAACGAGGTCTCGAACGCCGCGAGCGACCTGCTCCTGGACGTCTTCGGCCCCGATGCCGGCCGGATGGGACGCGCCTCGATCGGCGCCACCGCCCTGTCGCGCAGCGCCTGCTTCGAGCTCTGGCTCAGCCTGGAGTGCCGCTCGCGCTGAGCGCGGAGGTCGACGACGCGCCGGGGAACACGGAGCGCCTCGCGCGCGTTGCCTCTGACATGACGGTTCCCCTCTCGATCCTCGACCTCGCCCCCATCGCTCCCGGAGAGACCGCGCGCGACAGCTTCGCCGCGTCCGTGGCCCTGGCGCAGCAGGCCGAGCGGAGCGGCTACCGCCGGGTCTGGTACGCCGAGCACCACAACATGGCGTCGATCGCGTCGAGCGCCACCTCGGTGCTCATCGCCCACGTCGCCTCGCAGACCTCGACGATCCGTCTCGGCTCCGGCGGCGTCATGCTGCCGAACCACTCGCCGCTGCAGATCGCCGAGCAGTTCGGCACCCTCGAGACCCTGCACCCGGGGCGCATCGACCTGGGGCTCGGCCGCGCGCCCGGCAGCGACCAGGCCACCTTCCGCGCCCTGCGCCGCGATCCGGCGTCGTCCGACCGGTTCCCGGAGGACGTCCTCGAGCTCCAGGCCTTCCTCGCCGGCGAGTCGCGCGTGGCCGGCGTGAGCGCCACCCCCGGCGCCGGCACCCGCGTGCCCCTCTACATCCTCGGCTCCTCGCTGTTCGGCGCCCAGCTGGCCGCCGCCCTCGGGCTGCCCTACGCCTTCGCCTCGCACTTCGCGCCCGACGCGCTGCACCAGGCCGTCGCCGAGTACCGCCGCGGCTTCCGCCCCTCCGAGCAGCTCGACGCGCCCTACGCGATCGCCGGAGTGAACGCGATCGCCTCCGACAGCGTCGACGACGCGCACGAGCAGTTCGCGCAGATGAAGCGCGCCCGGCTGATGATGCTGCTGCGCCAGAGCGGCCAGATCCCGCTCGACCGCACCTTCGACGACGAGGAGCTCGACGCCCTGCTCAGCGCCCCGATCGGTGCGCACGTGGCGAGCATGACGACCTACACCGGCGTCGGCACGGGCGAGCAGGTGGCGGACTACGTCGCCGACTTCGCACGCACCGCCGACGTCGACGAGGTCATCGTCGCCCACGCGTCCCTCGTGACGGAGGCGCGGCTGCGCTCGGTCGCGCTGCTCGCCGACGCGAACGAGCGCGTCGCCGCGTAGGACTCCCCTAGGCGGATCCGCTGCCGCCGAGCGGGTGCACCGCGACGACCGCCGCGACCAGCACCAGTGCGGCCGCGGTGACCACGACCTCGAGGTGCGGCACCGGCTCGCGCGTCCACGCGCACACGAGGAGGCGCACCGCGCAGCCCCCGCCGAGGACGGCCGACCAGACGACGAGCAGCCAGCCGATCAGCCGGGCGAGCGAGAAGAGCAGCTCGACGTCCGCGATCCGCGGCGCGACTCCGAGCGCCACCGCGGCGCCGCAGGCCAGGACGAGGGACGCGACCGGGATCACGACGCTCTCGTGCTCCACGACCCGCTCCACGTCGCCGACCCTAGGCGCGCCCGGCGAACGCGACGCGTCCGGCCCGGGAACGAGCGGTGCGCCGATCCGTCGCGAACGGCTCCCTCGATCGCGTCGGGGCGACCGTCCGTGACGGATCGATCGCGCGCCGCACCCGATCGGGGATCTCGACGCCCGAGCGCGCCCGCGGGACGATGAGCGCTCGCGACGAAGGAGTGCAGCGTGTTCGGGAGACGAGCCTGGGAGCCGGCGATCGCGACGATCCTGCTGGTGCACATCAAGCGGGTCTCGAGCGACGGGCTGACCCCGACGCGCGAGTGGTCGGCCGACGTGACGCGGGCCGACGGATCGGTGCGGCGCGCGAAGATCGACGAGCCGCGCTGGGTCACCGACTTCTGGCCGCCCGACGCGGGCGCCGTCGTGAAGGTCGAGGTCGACCCGAGGACCGGAGCGGTCCGCTTCGACGTGAAGAACGATCCGCAGCTGAGCCTCCGCGGCCAGGAGAAGCTGAGGGCGGAGCAGTTCAAGCGCTCGCTCGACGACTGACACCTCCGCGGATGCGGCAGTAGACTAGTCCTCATGCCGCAGTTGAGGATCCGGGACGCCGCGCACTTCCTCGGGGTCAGCGACGACACCGTCCGCCGGTGGATCGACCTCGGAGTGGTCGAGAGCGAGAAGGACGGAGCCGGCCGCGGCGTCGTCGACGCTCTGGCCGTCGCCGAGCTGGCGCGGAGGAACGCGGTCCTCCCCGCCGACCCGTCCGAGATCGGCCGCTCGGCGCGCAACCGGCTCGTCGGAGTCGTGACCGAGGTCGTCGCCGACACCGTCATGGCGCAGGTCGAGCTGCAGTGCGGCCCGCACCGCATCGTCTCGCTGATGAGCAGCGAGGCCGTGCGCGAGCTCGGCCTCGAGCCCGGCTCGATCGCGATCGCCGTCGTGAAGGCGACGACCGTCATGATCGAGACCCCCGCCGGGAAGGCGTAGCCGCGTGACCGCCTCCCGGGCCCTCGCCACCGCCCTGCTCGCGGGAGCCGCCGCGCTCGGCCTCACCGCGTGCGCGAGCAGCCCGGCGTCACCGGCCACGGCGACCGACGGCGCGATCACCGTCTTCGCCGCCGCCTCGCTCAAGGGCGCCTTCACCGAGCTCGCCGACGAGTTCGAGGCCGCGAACCCCGGGGTCACCGTCGAGCTCGCCTTCGCCGGCTCCTCCGACCTCGTGACCCAGATCACCGAGGGGGCGCCCGCCGACGTCTTCGCGTCGGCGGACGAGAAGACCATGGCGGAGCTGACCGACAGCGGCCTCGTCGACGCCTCCGCGCCCGTCGACTTCGCGACCAACGTGCTCGAGATCGCGGTGCCCCCGGGCAACCCGGCGGGCATCGCCTCCTTCGCCGACCTCGCCGGAGCGGGTGTGAAGACCGTGGTCTGCGCCCCCCGGGTGCCGTGCGGTGCCGCGACCGTCACGGTCGAGACGGCGGCGGGAGTCGATCTCGCGCCGGTGAGCGAGGAGTCGTCGGTCACCGACGTGCTCGGCAAGGTGACCAGTGGTGAGGCCGACGCCGGTCTCGTCTACGTCACCGACGTGCTCGCCGCGGGCGACGCCGTCGAGGGCATCGGCTTCGCCGAGTCGTCCGAGGCGGTCAACACCTACCCGATCGCGCCCCTGGCCGGGTCGAGCGCCACCGCGCAGGCGTTCGTCGACTTCGTCAGCGGAGACGCCGGGCGGCGAGTGCTCGCGTCCGCGGGCTTCGGCGCGCCGTGACACCGGGCGTCCCGCGCTGGGTGATCGCCGTCGCGGTCGTCGGCGGCGCCTTCGTGGTGCTGCCGCTGGTCGCGATGATCACCCGGGTGGACTGGGCCGAGTTCCTCCCCCTGATCACCTCCGAGGCGTCGCTCGACGCTCTCGCGCTGAGCCTGCGCACCTCCCTCACCGCCACCCTGCTCTGCCTGCTGCTCGGCGTGCCGATGGCGGTCGTGCTGGCCCGCACGCGCTTCCGCGGGCAGCGGATCCTGCGCGCCCTGGTGCTGCTGCCCCTGGTGCTGCCGCCCGTCGTCGGAGGCATCGCGCTGCTCTACACGTTCGGCCGCCGCGGCCTGCTCGGGCAGTCGCTGGAGGTGCTCGGCGTCAGCATCGCGTTCTCGACCACCGCGGTGGTGCTCGCGCAGACCTTCGTCGCCCTCCCGTTCCTGGTGCTCAGCCTCGAGGGGGCGCTGCGCACGGTCGGCACCCGGTACGAGGCCGTCGGGGCGACCCTCGGCGCACGGCCGACCACGGTGCTCCGGCGCGTCACGCTGCCGCTGGTGCTGCCGGCGCTCGTCTCGGGAGCCGTGCTGTCGTTCGCGCGCGCGCTCGGCGAGTTCGGCGCGACCCTCACCTTCGCCGGATCGCTGCAGGGCGTGACGCGCACGCTCCCGCTCGAGATCTACCTGCAGCGCGAGACGAGCCCCGATACCGCCGTCGCGCTGTCGCTGGTGCTCGTCGTGTTCGCCGTCGCGGTCGTCGCGCTCGCCCACCGCGTCGGCGAGACCCGGGTCCGCTCGTGATGCTCGAGTTCGGCGCCGCGCTCGCCGCCCGCGGAGTCGACGTGGAGCTCTCGATCGACGAGGGCGAGACCGTCGCGATCCTCGGACCCAACGGCGCGGGCAAGTCGACCCTGCTGTCGGTGCTCGCCGGCCTGCTGGTGCCCGACGCCGGGCGCGCGACGCTGAACGGCCGGGTGCTCTTCGACCTCGCCGCCCGCGGGCCGAGCCGGTGGCGACCGCCGCACGACCGCGGAGTGGCGCTGCTCGCCCAGGACGCCCTGCTCTTCCCGCACCTCAGCGCACGCGACAACGTCGCGTTCGGCCCGCGGAGCAGCGGAGCGTCGCGGGCGACCGCCGGCGCCCGCGCGGACGAGTGGCTCGCGCGCGTCGGCGCCTCCGACCTCGCGGCCCGCCGGCCGGCCCAGCTCTCGGGCGGCCAGGCGCAGCGGATCGCGGTCGCGCGCGCCCTCGCCGCCGAGCCCGCGCTCCTCCTGCTCGACGAGCCGATGGCCGCTCTCGACGTCTCGGTCGCCCCCGCCCTCCGGCGACTGCTGCGCGAGGTGCTCGCCGACCGGACCGCGGTGATCGTCACCCACGACGTGCTCGACGCCTACACCCTCGCCGGGCGGGTGATCGTGCTCGAGCGCGGCCGCATCGTCGACGCGGGCCCGACCCGTGCCGTCCTCGACCGGCCGACCACGCCGTTCACCGCGAACCTCGTCGCCCTCGACCTGCTCACCGGAGCCGCGCACGGCGGGACCGGCCTGCTGACGGACTCCGGGGTGGTCGTCGCCTCCCCCGGCGAGGACATCGCAGAGGGGCGCCCGGCCGCCGTCGCCGTGAGCCCCGGCCGCGTGACGGTCTCGACGGGCGCCGCTCCCACCGCCGAGAACGTGCTGCCCGGTGTCGTCACCGACATCGAGCCCCGCGGCGACGTCGTCCGCGTGCGCTCGGCCGGGCTCGCCGCCGACCTCGCCCCCGGCACGGCCGCCGCCCTCGACCTGGCCGTCGGCGACCCGGTCTGGTTCGCCTTCGCGGCGGCCGACGCGATCCGCTACCCGCTCGGCGCCTAGCCCGCGAGGGCTCAGCGCCAGAGTCGCGCCGAGGCGAGCTCCGCGCCGCGGGCCAGCGACTCGAGCTTCGCCCAGGCGATCTGCGGATGGATGCGCCCGCCGAGTCCGCAGTCGGTCGCGGCGACGACGTTCTCGCGTCCGACCACCGAGGCGAAGCGCTCGAGGCGCTGCGCGACCAGCTCGGGGTGCTCGACCACGTTCGTGGCGTGCCCCACGACTCCGGGCACGATCACCTTGCCGTCGGGCAGCGCCACGTCCTCCCAGACCGTCCACTCGTGCTCGTGGCGCGCGTTCGCGGCCTCGAAGGAGTAGGAGCCGGCGTCGATCCCGAGCATCAGGTCGACGATGTGCCGGAACTCGATGTCGGTGGTGTGCGGTCCGTGCCAGCTGCCCCAGCAGAGGTGGAAGCGGATGCGGTCCTGCGGGAGGCCGCGCAGCGCGTGGTTGAGCGCCTCGACGCGGATGCGGGTGAAGGCGCGGTAGTCCTCGATCGAGGGCTCGGGGTTGATCTGGTCCCAGTTCTCGGCGATCGAGGGGTCGTCGATCTGCAGGATCAGGCCCGCGTCGATCACCGCCCGGTACTCCTCGCGGAGCACGTCGGCCCACGCCCAGATGTGCTCCTCCTCGGTGGCGTAGTGCGCGTTGTGGATGCGCGCCCCGCTGCCCGGCGAGAGCGAGGTGATGAAGCCGTCGGCGATGCCGGCGTCGTCGAGCGCCCTGCGCAGGTTGCGGGCGTCGGTCGCCACCGCCTCCTGGCCGATGTAGCGCAGCGGCCCGGTGGTCGAGGGGAACGCGGTCGCGTTCTTCCCGGTCGAGATGCCGCTGTCGGGGTCGGAGTAGGCGTCTCGGAAGAGCGTCCAGTCGCGACGGTCCGGGAACGAGGTGAGGCGCACGTGCCCCGGCTCGGAGCGGACGGGCTGCGAGCTGAAGATCGACTCCTCCGTCACCGAGAGGCCCGCGACGCGCTGGAACGAGTACGACCACCACGCGCCGTAGTCGACCGCGCTCGACATCGCCTTGCCGAACTCGCCGTCGCCCGGGATCGTGATGCCGACCGCGTCCTGCCGGCGGACGAGCTCGTCGACGGCGCTCGCGAGCAGCTCGTCGAACTCCGGGGTGCGCTCGAGCGTGAAGCCGTCCTCGGCGATCCGGCGCGCCTCGTTGGCGGCGATCAGCGCGGGAGTGCGCGGCAGGCTGCCGGCGTGGGAGGTGGGGATGCGGTCGACTGACATGGCCTCACGCTACCCACGCCCGCCGCGCGCCCGCCGCCGTGCGTAGCCGTGTGACGCCCGCCCGTCGGCCCGCTGGTCGAGTAGCCGTTCTCGACGGCGAGGAAGAAGGTGCGCCCGCCAGCCTGCCCGCCAGCCCTGCCTGCCAGCCTGCCCGCCTGCCCGCCAGCCCTGCCTGCCCGCCCGCCCGCCAGCCCTGCCTGCCAGCCCTGCCGCCTGCCCGCCCGCCCGCCAGCCCTGCCCGCCAGCCCTGCCTGCCAGCCCTGCCGCCTGCCCGCCCGCCCGCCAGCCCTGCCTGCCTGCCTGCCTGCTGGTCGAGTAGCCGCCGCAGGCGGCGTATCGAGACCCCCGTCCGTCAGCAGGGGGTTCTGCAGACCCGGCTTCCGACGCTGGTGGATCTCGATACGCCCGCTGCGCGGGCTACTCGATCAGCGGTAGCGGTGTCCGGACGGAGAACCGATTCCCTCCGCGAGGGGGCGGCCCTCAGAGCGCGATGACGACGCTCTTCGACTCGCAGAACGAGCGCAGCGCCTCCTCGCCGAGGTCCCGGCCGAGGCCCGACTCGCCCACGCCGCCGAACGACAGCGCGGGATCGAACAGGTTGTACGTGTTGACCCAGACGGTGCCCGCGCGCAGGCGCCGTCCGAGCCGGTGCGCGCGCGACAGATCGCGGGTCCACACTCCCGCGGCGAGGCCGTAGCTCTGGTCGTTGGCGATCCGCACCGCGTCGTCCTCGTCGTCGAACGGGATGATGCCGACGACCGGGCCGAAGATCTCCTCGCGCGCGATGGTCATCGAGTTCGTGACTCCGGTGAACAGGGTCGGCTCGACGTAGTAGCCGGGGCGATCGGGAACGCCGCCGCCGACCGCGACGACCGCGCCCTCCTCCTGGCCCTTCGCGATGTAGCCGAGCACCTGCTGCCGCTGCTCCTCCGACACGAGCGGGCCGACGGTCACTCCCCCGGCGAGTCCGTCGCCGAGCGCGACGCGGCGCACGGCCGCGGCGAGCCGCTCCGTCGTCTCCTCGAGGATCGAGCGCTGCACCAGCAGCCGGCTGCCCGCCGTGCACATCTGGCCCGAGTGGCCGAAGGAGGCGCGCATCGCGGTGAGCACGGCGGCGTCGAGATCCGCGTCCTCGAACACGATGTTCGGGCTCTTGCCGCCGAGCTCGAGGGTCAGGCGCTTGAAGTCGGCCGAAGCGGCGGTCATCACCTTCCGGCCGACCTCGGTGCTGCCGGTGAACGAGACCTTGTCGACGTCGGGGTGCACGGTCAGCGCCGCGCCGACGCGGCCGTCCCCGGTGAGCACGTTGACGACTCCGGAGGGGACCCCCGCCTCCTCGCACAGCGCCGCGAGCCGGAGCATCGTCAGCGGAGTCTGCTCGGCCGGCTTCACCACGACGGTGCAGCCCGCGGCGAGCGCCGGCGCGAGCTTGAACGCGGCCGTCATGATCGGGAAGTTCCACGGGAGGATGAGCGCCGCGACTCCGACCGGCTCGAGCGTCGTGTAGACGTGGTGCTGCCCGCCGTCGACCGGGACCACCGTTCCGGTGAGGCGCGAGGGCGCGCCGGCGTAGTAGCGGAACACGCGCGCCGAGGTCGCGGTGTCGGCGCGGGAGCGCTCGATCGGCTTGCCGTTGTCGCGGGTCTCGAGCACCGCCAGCTCCTCGAGGCGCTCCTCGATCAGGTCGGCGACGCGGTTCAGGATGCGGCTGCGGTCGTGCGGGTTCATCCCGCTCCAGCGTGCGTCCTCGTGCGCGCGGCGGGCGGAGGCGACGGCCGCGTCGATCTCGGCGGGTCCGGCCTGCGGGACCCGCGTGAGCAGCTCCTCCGTCGCGGGGTCGAGGATGTCGAGCAGCTCGGCGCCCTCGGGCGCGAGCCAGGCGCCGTCCACGAGGAACGGCTCGATCGGCTCGAGGGGGGCGAGCGTGTCTCTCATGCGGTCTGCGTCTCTCTCATCGGGGCGTGTCGCTGGCGTGTCAGGGGCGGTCGAGCAGGCGGGCCGGCTCGGCGACGCTGATGCGGTGCAGCACGTCGTCGGCGACTCCGAAGTGGCCGAGCGCCGGCAGCACGCGGGCGGTCAGGTGATCGAGGCCGTGGCCGCCGAAACGGCGCAGCTGGCCCTTGGTCCAGGTGCTGTGGCCGAGCACCCAGCGCAGGTCCGGGTCGGTGCCGAGCAGCTCGAGCAGCGCGTCGAGGCGCTGGGGGTCGCTCGCGTTCCGGATGCGGCCGACGTGCGCGCCCTCGTTGCCGAAGCACATCTCGAGCACCGCGCCGGCCTGGCCGAGATCGCGGAGGTAGGGGAGGTCGAGGAACTCGTCCACGGTGCTGAACACGACGCGGGAAGCGTCGACTCCCTCGGCGAGCACGTGCTCGAGCACCTCGAGCCCGTTGCGGGCGTCGGCGGCGAGGCGCACGGTGATCGCGGAGCCGGTCGCCGCGGCGGCGCGGGCGGCGGCGGTGAGGCTGAGGCGCTCCTCCTCGCCGTCCGGAGTCGCGAAGGCGCCGGTCGTGCCCATCAGGCCGAGGAGCCCGGCGCGGTAGCCGGCGCCGGGGATCGCGTCGGTGAGGGCGTTCTCGAAGAGGGTCGTGCGGCCGTCGAGGTCGAGGGCGAGGTACCACTCGGGCAGGAGGCGCGGGAGGTAGGCGCCGTAACCGGCGATGACGGTTACTCCGCTCGCGCGCGACAGCGCCGGGAGGCGCTCGTGGTCGGGGCCGAAGCCGAGCGAGCTGAGGTCGACGGCGGCACCCAGGCCCGAGGCGGCGCCGATCCGCAGCTCCTCGGCGAGCAGCTCGGGGTCGTCGAGGCGGAGGTTGTCGGCGAGGGCGAGCTGGCTCCAGCGCAGGGCCGCGGCGAGCTCGGCGGTCACGGGCGCGTCGGGGTCGAGTCGCCGCTCGACTCCGGGGCGCTGGAGCGCGCTCGCGTCGGTGAGCAGGTGCTCGTGCATCGACACGGCGCCGAGGCCCGCGGGCTCGACCGGGCCGAGGACCGTCTGGATCGCCATCCGTCACCTCTCGCGCGACGCGGTGCCGCTGGATCCAATATACAGCGGTCTGGATCCAGCACGCCTTGATCGCGGCTCTCGGCGCCCTCCCAGTCCGGGCATCGGCCCTCCTGAGTAAACTCGACGGCAGCAAGGGGAGTACTCCCGACTGCGGTGAGCCCGTCATTACGGACGCGACAGAGCGTCCCGGGCCATCGGCTCCGCCACCACCTCCACGAGGTCGTCGGCCGGAGTGGAGGAGACCTTGGTCCCGTGTCGACCACCCCTTGGAGTACCCCGTGCAGGTCACCCCCGCCGTCTGGCTCATCACGATCGCCGTGACGATCGCCTTCTTCGTCTACGAGTTCTTCGCCCACGTGCGGAAGCCGCACGAGCCGACCATCGGCGAGTCCGCCCGCTGGTCGGCCTTCTACATCGGCCTCGCGCTGCTCTTCGGCGTCGGGATCGGCTTCGTCTCCGACTGGCGCTACGGCGGCGAGTACTTCGCCGGCTACCTCACCGAGAAGGCGCTGTCGCTCGACAACCTCTTCCTCTTCCTCATCATCATGACCGGCTTCGCGGTGCCGAAGATCTACCAGCAGAAGGTGCTGATGATCGGCATCGTCATCGCACTGATCATGCGCGGAGGCTTCATCGCCGTGGGCGCCGCGCTGATCGAGAACTTCTCGTGGGTCTTCTACCTCTTCGGCGCCCTGCTCTTCGTCCTCGCCTACCAGCAGATCAAGGGCGACCACGGCGACCCCTCGAACAACGCGTTCATGCGCTTCGTGCGCCGCATCCTCCCCGTCACCGACGAGTACCACGGCGACCGGCTCACCGTGAAGAAGGACGGCCGCCGCTTCGTCACCCCGATGCTGCTGACGATCGTCGCGATCGGCTTCATCGACCTCGTCTTCGCCCTCGACTCGATCCCCGCGATCTACGGTCTGACCAACGAGGCCTACATCGTCTTCACCGCCAACGCGTTCGCCCTGATGGGCCTGCGTCAGCTGTTCTTCCTCATCGGCGGTCTCCTCGAGCGCCTCGTCTACCTCAGCCAGGGCCTGGCCGTGATCCTCGGCTTCATCGCCGTCAAGCTCGTGTTCCACGCCCTGCACGTCAACGAGGTGCCCTTCATCAACGGCGGCCGGCCGCTCCTGTGGGTGCCCGAGATCCCGATCTGGTTCTCGCTGACCTTCATCGGCACGACCATCGCGGTCGCGACCATCGCGAGCCTGGTGAAGACCCGCGGCGACCGCTCGAAGTCCGACCGCGCGACGGTCGAGGGCGCGCCGATCGAGACGGCGGCCGACGCCGACTCGCGCGTCGAGCGCACGACCGACGCCTAGCCCCGTCACTCGGCGAGGAGCAGGGTGTAGACCTTCGCGATCCGTCCGTCGCGGATGAAGCACGCGTCGAGTCCGCGCACGACGGGCGGCTGCCCCTCCGGCCCGAAGCTCCAGGCGAGGTATCCCATGTCGTGATTGACGTAGACCCGGCCGGCCGGCGAGAAGACGAAGCCGGGAGCGTCCTCGAGGAGCTTCCCCGCCTTCGCATCGAGGGCGTCGTAGCCGTCGACGATCTCGTCGGGATCGAGGAACGAGACGTCCTCGGTGTAGGTGCGCTCGATGGCCTCCCGGCGCCGCACGGGATCGCGTTCGCCGAACACCTCGAGGAGGTTCGCGGTCATCAGGGTCTCGATCTGATCGGTCATCGTCGTCGTCCGTTCGGTGTCGTCGGTGGTGGGGTCAGGGCCGCGAGGCGCGTCGGTCGACCCAGTCGAAGACGAGCCTGCGCTCCTCGATGAACCAGGCGCCGTCGATCGCGATGAAGCGGTCGAGGTAGCGGAGGGACATGGTCAGGAGGATGCGCTCGCCGTCGTCGTGGAGGAGGTGCGAAGCCAGGCAGTAGGTCTCGCCGACCGCGCTGCGCCGGCCGGTCGCGACGACCGTCGACTGCCCGTTCAGATAGGTCGTCACGTCGTACTGGGCGATCAGCTGCGCGAAGGTCGCCGTCAGCTCCTCGCGCCCCGTGATGGTCCGAAGGGGCTCGTTCGCACTCGGGTCGCCCTCGTACAGGACGACCCGGCCGTCGGGCGCGAAGACCGCCGCCTGCCCCTCGGGCTCCCGGCGGTCGGCGCAGTGCGCGTACCGGTCGACCACGTCGCGGATCGCCTGCCGCTCGAGGGCCCACTCCTCCCGGCTGAAGAAGCTCTCCTGGCTCGCCTGCGTCTCGGTCACCCGAGAAATCTCCCGCGTGCACCCGATGTCGACAACCGTCATGTGACGTACCGCGTGCGGTTCTGCGTGTCGAGGACGGAGTGACGGTACTCGCGGACGAGCTCAGTCGGCAGACGTCCGGCGACGCTCGTGCCCGGTGGCGGCGCGGAGGACGGAGGCGAGGAGGCCGGGGAAGCGCTGATCCAGGTCGTCGATGCGCAGCCGGACCGCATGGTCGCGTCCCCGCACCCGCGTGGCGGTCAGACCCGCCTCCCGCAGCGTCTTGAAGTGGAACGACAGAGTCGACTTGTGGAGGGACAGCCCGTACTCCTCCGTCGTGCACGGGTGGTACTCGCCGTCGGCGAGACGCGTGACGACCGTCAGCCTCACGGGATCCGCGAGGGCCTTCAGCAGGGCGACGACGTCGATGGACTCGACCGGAGGCACGGGGAACGGATCGGCTCGCACATCGTTTGACACATCTCAAACAATAGTCCATGATCGAAACAGTTTGATCATCATCAAACATACTCCGCGAGAGGGAACCCCTCAGGAAGCTGACGACCATGCCCACCAGCACAGACCCCCGCGTCCCCGACGACCGCGCCGCCCTCCGGAGCTCGGCGAATCCGACAGGACGGATCGCGACGAGCGCCCCGATCCGGACCGAGTTCGACGCGAAGGCGACGGCCGACGAGGTGCTCGCCGGCGTCGACCTCTCCGGCCGGGCCTACGTCGTCACAGGAGGAGCATCGGGCATCGGCCTCGAGACCTCCCTCGCGCTGGCCCGACGGGGCGCTCGAGTCGTCGCCGGAGTGCGCGACCCCGGAGCGGCCTCCGCGTCGCTGCCGGACACGGCCAGCGGCACCGGCCTCGAGTTGCGGCAGCTCGACCTCACCGATGCCGCCAGCATCACCCGCTTCACCGCGGGATGGGAAGGACGACTCGACGGCCTGGTCGCGAACGCCGGGGTGATGGCGATCCCGGACAGGCGCCTCGACGGTCACGGCTGGGAGCTCCAGCTGGCGACGAACTACCTCGGCCACTTCGCACTCGCGCGCGGCCTGCACCGCGCACTCGCCGACACCGGTGAGAGCCGGGTCGTCGTTCTGAGCTCGACCGCTCACCTGCGCGCAGAGGTCGATCTCGACGACCTGCACTACGACCGCCGACCGTACGACAGATGGAACGCCTACTCCCAGTCCAAGACCGCGGACGTGCTCCTCGCGACAGGCATCGCTCAGCGCTGGAACGCCGAGGGCATCACCGCCAACGCTCTGATGCCCGGCTGGATCACCACGAACCTGCAGCGGCACCTCGACGACGCCACCCTGCGGGCGATGGGAGCGATGGACGAGCAGGGCCGCCGCATCGAGCAGGACTTCTTCAAGACGCCGGCCCAGGGGGCGGCCACCTCCGTCCTGCTCGCGGCGTCGCCCGTTCTCGCGGGCGTCACCGGCCGGTACTTCGAGGACAACCAGGAGGCGGAGGTCGTGGACAGCGGCGAGGGCCGCAGCACCGGAGTCGCCCGCTACGCGATCGACCCCGGCACTGCCGAACGCCTCTGGGAGACGGCGGTCCGGGCCCTGGGCTAGCGCGGCGGAGTCGTCACCGCGACTCCGCCGCACGGCGCGCTCCCTGTCCTTCAGCGGAAGGCGTCGCTCAGCGACGCCGTCGCCAGCCAGATCGCGTGCTTCGCGGCCTCGGTGCCGTGCAGCGAGTTGACCATGACGAAGTCGTGGGTGATCCCGCCGAATCGCGCATTGGTCGCTCTGACCCCGGCCTCGCGCAGACGGGCGGCGAACTACTGCTCCCCCTCGTCGCGGAGGACGTCCGCCTCGGCCGTGATGATCAGGGTGTCGGGCAGCCCCGAGAGCTCCTCCAGACCCGCCCGCAGCGGGGAGGCCGTGATCTCGGCGCGCTGCGCCTCGTCGGTGGTGTACTGATCCCAGAACCACTTCATCCCCTCGCGGGAGAGGAAGTAGCCGACCTCGAACTCGTCGTACGACCCGGTGTCGAACGCGGCGTTCGTCACCGGGTAGAACAGCACCAGCTTGGCGAACGCCACGTCTCCACGGGACTTCGCGAGCAGTGCCAGCGCGATCGCCATGTTGCCACCGACGGAGTCGCCCGAGACGGCCAGGCGGCCGCCGTCGAGGCCCCTGCTCGCACCCTCGGCGACGATCCACTGCGCGGCCGCGTACGACTGCTCGATCGCGACCGGGTATCCCGCCTCGGGCGCC
The genomic region above belongs to Rathayibacter sp. VKM Ac-2759 and contains:
- a CDS encoding cobalamin-independent methionine synthase II family protein encodes the protein MSVDRIPTSHAGSLPRTPALIAANEARRIAEDGFTLERTPEFDELLASAVDELVRRQDAVGITIPGDGEFGKAMSSAVDYGAWWSYSFQRVAGLSVTEESIFSSQPVRSEPGHVRLTSFPDRRDWTLFRDAYSDPDSGISTGKNATAFPSTTGPLRYIGQEAVATDARNLRRALDDAGIADGFITSLSPGSGARIHNAHYATEEEHIWAWADVLREEYRAVIDAGLILQIDDPSIAENWDQINPEPSIEDYRAFTRIRVEALNHALRGLPQDRIRFHLCWGSWHGPHTTDIEFRHIVDLMLGIDAGSYSFEAANARHEHEWTVWEDVALPDGKVIVPGVVGHATNVVEHPELVAQRLERFASVVGRENVVAATDCGLGGRIHPQIAWAKLESLARGAELASARLWR
- a CDS encoding LLM class flavin-dependent oxidoreductase, coding for MTVPLSILDLAPIAPGETARDSFAASVALAQQAERSGYRRVWYAEHHNMASIASSATSVLIAHVASQTSTIRLGSGGVMLPNHSPLQIAEQFGTLETLHPGRIDLGLGRAPGSDQATFRALRRDPASSDRFPEDVLELQAFLAGESRVAGVSATPGAGTRVPLYILGSSLFGAQLAAALGLPYAFASHFAPDALHQAVAEYRRGFRPSEQLDAPYAIAGVNAIASDSVDDAHEQFAQMKRARLMMLLRQSGQIPLDRTFDDEELDALLSAPIGAHVASMTTYTGVGTGEQVADYVADFARTADVDEVIVAHASLVTEARLRSVALLADANERVAA
- a CDS encoding ABC transporter ATP-binding protein, with amino-acid sequence MLEFGAALAARGVDVELSIDEGETVAILGPNGAGKSTLLSVLAGLLVPDAGRATLNGRVLFDLAARGPSRWRPPHDRGVALLAQDALLFPHLSARDNVAFGPRSSGASRATAGARADEWLARVGASDLAARRPAQLSGGQAQRIAVARALAAEPALLLLDEPMAALDVSVAPALRRLLREVLADRTAVIVTHDVLDAYTLAGRVIVLERGRIVDAGPTRAVLDRPTTPFTANLVALDLLTGAAHGGTGLLTDSGVVVASPGEDIAEGRPAAVAVSPGRVTVSTGAAPTAENVLPGVVTDIEPRGDVVRVRSAGLAADLAPGTAAALDLAVGDPVWFAFAAADAIRYPLGA
- a CDS encoding TOBE domain-containing protein translates to MPQLRIRDAAHFLGVSDDTVRRWIDLGVVESEKDGAGRGVVDALAVAELARRNAVLPADPSEIGRSARNRLVGVVTEVVADTVMAQVELQCGPHRIVSLMSSEAVRELGLEPGSIAIAVVKATTVMIETPAGKA
- a CDS encoding ABC transporter permease; this translates as MTPGVPRWVIAVAVVGGAFVVLPLVAMITRVDWAEFLPLITSEASLDALALSLRTSLTATLLCLLLGVPMAVVLARTRFRGQRILRALVLLPLVLPPVVGGIALLYTFGRRGLLGQSLEVLGVSIAFSTTAVVLAQTFVALPFLVLSLEGALRTVGTRYEAVGATLGARPTTVLRRVTLPLVLPALVSGAVLSFARALGEFGATLTFAGSLQGVTRTLPLEIYLQRETSPDTAVALSLVLVVFAVAVVALAHRVGETRVRS
- the modA gene encoding molybdate ABC transporter substrate-binding protein gives rise to the protein MTASRALATALLAGAAALGLTACASSPASPATATDGAITVFAAASLKGAFTELADEFEAANPGVTVELAFAGSSDLVTQITEGAPADVFASADEKTMAELTDSGLVDASAPVDFATNVLEIAVPPGNPAGIASFADLAGAGVKTVVCAPRVPCGAATVTVETAAGVDLAPVSEESSVTDVLGKVTSGEADAGLVYVTDVLAAGDAVEGIGFAESSEAVNTYPIAPLAGSSATAQAFVDFVSGDAGRRVLASAGFGAP